Part of the Tenacibaculum sp. SZ-18 genome, ACGTAAAAATCCTTTCAAATTTTAAAGGAATAGAATTCGAGGCTAATATTGCCGACATGGCTAAAAACCCTAATTTCTTTGATGTGAAAGTTGATTTCGAATAGTAGTCAGTAAATACAAGGAATTATATAAATACAACAGATGAGTCTTCATAAGAAGGCTCGTTTTTTATTTAGCTCTTATTCTGCTAAAGGTTTCAGGCGTCATACCGAGAAAAGAAGCAATGTGTTTCGCTGGTACTCTCTTAAATAAATCAGGTTGACGTTGAAGTAATTCTTCATATCTTTCTTGAGAAGTGTGCAACAGTAAGCTATCTATTCTTTCTGCCAAATCACAGTAAATTTTCTCTAAAAATAATCTTCCAAAATGTTCAAATTGATGACTTTGTTCTGATAGTTTCTCTAAGTCAACTCTTGAAATAGCTAAGCACTCAATATCTTCCAAAGCCTCAATGTTATACTTACTTTTTCTTCTCTGAATAAAACTATCAATAGCTGTAATGCTTTCTTGTTCCTGTGCAATGTGAACTGTAATATCTTTACCATCACGGAAGTAAAATACACGAGCAATTCCTTTAAAAAGCAAATAGAAATGCTTACAGATAGAATTTGCAGGATGAATGAGTTCTCCTTTTTTGAATGATTTATGAATAGCAACTTTTTCCAAAGTTTTGGCTATTTCTGGATGTTCTAATAAAAGGTGGGCATTGTGTAGGAAAAAAGACTCCATTATAGCTTAGGTTAGTTCATGAAGTTCTTCTATAAACTCACGTTTATTCGATAAACGAGGAACTTTATGTTGTCCTCCAAGTTTTCCTTTTTGTTTTAACCAATCATAAAATAATCCTTGTCGAGCTTGTTGGACTTTAGGCATGTTTAATGTCAAATCATTATAACGTTTAGCCTCATAATCAGAATTACAATTCTTTAAAGCTTCGTCTAATATTTCAGTAAAGAAACGTAAATCGCTAGGTTGATTATCGAATTCAATGATCCATTCATGGGCACCTTTATCTTTTCCATTCATAAATATTGGCGCAACGGTATATTCTTTTATGGTAGCGTTTGTTTGGGCACAAGCAAACTTTAGAGCTTCTTCAGCGTTCTCGATAATTAACTCTTCACCAAAAACATTGATATGATGTTTTGTTCTTCCAGTTATTTTTATTCTATAAGGATTAGTTGAGGTAAATTTAACGGTATCTCCAATTAAATATCTCCATAATCCGCCATTCGTTGAAATTACAACGGCATAATTTACATTTGCTTGTACATCAGAAAGTGGAATAGCTGAAGAGTTTTCACCTTCATAATTGTTCATCGGAATAAATTCGTAAAAAATACCATAATCAAGCATAAGCAATAATTCGTTAAAATCATTCCTGTCTTGAATGGCAAAGAATCCTTCGGAAGCGTTATATGTTTCGTAATATTTAAAGTCTTTTTTGGGAATCAACTTTTCATATTGATCTCGATAAGGACTGAAGTTTACACCTCCATGAAAATAAACTTCTAAGTTGGGCCAAACCTCTAAGATGTTATTTTTACCAGTTTTTTCTAGAACCTTGTTCAATAGGACTAACATCCATGACGGAACACCTACAATACTCGTGATATTTTCTTGTATAGTTTCGTCGATTATAGCTTCCATTTTGGTTTCCCATTCGCTCATTAAAGCAACTTCTTGCTTGGGAGCTGAACTATAATCTGCCCAAAAAGGCATGTTTTCAATAATAATTGCTGAAAGATCTCCGAAATAAGTTTCATTATCTTCATAAATAGCCGAGCTTCCTCCTAAACGCAGACTTTTACCTGTAAATAATTGAGCATTCTCATTATTGTTAATATATAAACAAAGCATATCTTTTCCCGCTTTGAAATGACAGTCTTCTAAAGCTTCGTCACTAACAGGGATGAACTTACTTTTCGCATTTGTCGTTCCACTAGATTTTGCAAACCATTTTATTTTTGTGGGCCAAAATATATTTTGTTCGCCTTTCCTACATCTTTCGATAAGAGGTTCTATTGTTTCATATCTCTGAATGGGTACATTATTTCTAAAGTCGTCGTAAGTTCTAATTTTCGAGAATCGATGTGTTTGTCCAAATTCGGTATGTTTAGCTGTTGCTATTAATTTCAAAAGTAATTCTTCCTGAACATCAAAAGGATACTTTAAAAAGAGTTCCATTTGATGCTTTCTTTTTTTAAGAAACCAAGAAATAATAGAATTTATAAACTGGAACGGCATTTTTAACAGCTAATTTGTAAGTTTGTTCTAGGCTAAAAATAGTAAATTTTACAATATGCAATACACTGGAGTTTTAAAAAAAATGAATACTGAACTTTTAGATACTGTTCAGTATTATTTAGATATGAAAACTGATTTTATTAATGTTAATCAGTTACTTAGCAAAACTATCAAACTAAGTTTTGTTACCTACGAGTGTTTGAATTGTGGTTTAGAGAAAGAAATTTACCGTCAAGGCTTTTGTAAATCCTGTTTTTTTGACACACCTTCTGCAGGAGATTGGATTATGAGACCTGAATTAAGTAAGGCGCATTTAGATGAAGAAGATAGAGATTTAGAGTATGAAAAAAAGGTGCAACTACAACCACATATTGTTTATTTAGCAAATTCAAGTAATGTTAAAGTCGGAGTAACGAGAAAAACACAAGTTCCAACTCGTTGGATCGATCAAGGTGCGCATGAAGCCATTGAAATTGTAGAGGTTCCGAATAGATATTTAGCTGGAATTACAGAGGTTGCGTTAAAAGAACATGTCGCAGATAAAACT contains:
- a CDS encoding Crp/Fnr family transcriptional regulator: MESFFLHNAHLLLEHPEIAKTLEKVAIHKSFKKGELIHPANSICKHFYLLFKGIARVFYFRDGKDITVHIAQEQESITAIDSFIQRRKSKYNIEALEDIECLAISRVDLEKLSEQSHQFEHFGRLFLEKIYCDLAERIDSLLLHTSQERYEELLQRQPDLFKRVPAKHIASFLGMTPETFSRIRAK
- a CDS encoding DUF2797 domain-containing protein, which gives rise to MQYTGVLKKMNTELLDTVQYYLDMKTDFINVNQLLSKTIKLSFVTYECLNCGLEKEIYRQGFCKSCFFDTPSAGDWIMRPELSKAHLDEEDRDLEYEKKVQLQPHIVYLANSSNVKVGVTRKTQVPTRWIDQGAHEAIEIVEVPNRYLAGITEVALKEHVADKTNWRKMLKNDIEDEDLSKWQDRLRAFIPEEVQEYFIENNKETEIKFPVKQYPEKPKSLNILKEGSYTGKLVGIKGQYFIFEDNTVFNVRANEGLVVNIKVF
- a CDS encoding GH3 auxin-responsive promoter family protein, whose translation is MPFQFINSIISWFLKKRKHQMELFLKYPFDVQEELLLKLIATAKHTEFGQTHRFSKIRTYDDFRNNVPIQRYETIEPLIERCRKGEQNIFWPTKIKWFAKSSGTTNAKSKFIPVSDEALEDCHFKAGKDMLCLYINNNENAQLFTGKSLRLGGSSAIYEDNETYFGDLSAIIIENMPFWADYSSAPKQEVALMSEWETKMEAIIDETIQENITSIVGVPSWMLVLLNKVLEKTGKNNILEVWPNLEVYFHGGVNFSPYRDQYEKLIPKKDFKYYETYNASEGFFAIQDRNDFNELLLMLDYGIFYEFIPMNNYEGENSSAIPLSDVQANVNYAVVISTNGGLWRYLIGDTVKFTSTNPYRIKITGRTKHHINVFGEELIIENAEEALKFACAQTNATIKEYTVAPIFMNGKDKGAHEWIIEFDNQPSDLRFFTEILDEALKNCNSDYEAKRYNDLTLNMPKVQQARQGLFYDWLKQKGKLGGQHKVPRLSNKREFIEELHELT